TTCCCTTGACTATTCTGATTCCGCTTTGGTTTTTCCAGAGTGCTGCTCATGAACAATATCCATTTTCTTCAAAGCAGCAGGAAGCTGTTGACACTTTACTTGCTGACAGCCTCAACAGCCGGTTGGTTATGACCAGTGATTGCACCAATCAGTTTCTGGAAGATTACAGACAGGAAACACCAGGCTATCTCCCCTATTTCTGTGAGGGAGATTTCAATGAGGATGGGATCGGTGATTTTATAATTGCACTAAAGACCGGGGACCGATATGACATCTATTTGTTCATCGGGTATCACGATGGTTCTTTTCGACCACATTGGTTTGCCAGCCTGAATTGGTTGCATGATGCCGGTTTCTTTAACAGGTCCGGAAGACCCAGTATTGGAATGTTCTACAGTGATGTTGTAATTCGTTTTTACTGGAATCGGGAAAAGGGGCAATTTGATGCGGTTGAGGAGAAGCTCGATGAATAGTTTATCATTGAATGAATCTGGCCGGATTTCCAACTTTCCGGAGAGGGAGGAAATATGAGTCTGGCTCTTTTGCTGAGTCAGCATGAACAGTTACGATCTTTGATTGTTAAATACCGGTATTCACATGTGAAAAATACCCAGTCCCTGGAAAAACAATTTTTCTCCTATGAACTGGTGAGGCGGGTCATCGATGTTACGGTTGGGTTTTCATATCAGCAATCGGTTATGGCCGGGAATCCGATGGTTGAAAGACTTAAAAATGAATCCAATTTTAAAATGATGCATCGGCTTGCAGCAGAGGTAAATACTTGTATTGGTGCTTCATCGGATTTAAGGGAGTGCATGTATCTGATTCAATTGCCCACCGCCGGAACACCTTTTGGTTGGTTAAACTCTGTTATCTCTCGGATTGCTGGAATTGTTTAATCTGAAAGATAACTCTGCTGCCTACCGCCGGGCCTATGACATGGTTCAGCGCAATATCATCTGTCTGAAGGAACGTTTGGAAGTGCCGGAAAGAAAACTATGAATTTCTCGATTTCTGTCCATTGGGTATGATGGAGACGGTTGTTCCATCCATCGGACTTGATGGATGCAAAGCCGGGTGGTTTCTGGTGCTGATTAATCCGGATGGCACGTGGCGGTCGGAAATCCTGCAATCGCTGAACGGGCTCGGTTCTTTTTTGACCAGTGACACTCATTGTCTCATTGATATTCCCATCGGGTTGCCTGATTCGGGTCTGGCAGAACGGACCTGTGACCTCGCAGCCAGAAAAGTATTGGGACGACGGGCCCCGACGGTTTTCAGGGTGCCTGCCAGACCCACTCTTTCTGCTCAATCCTACCGTGAGGCCTGTGACATCAACCAGAAATGGACCCACCGAAAACTTTCGAAACAATCCTACCATATTCTCGGTAAAATCGCCGAAGCCGACTGGTTCCGGCGATCATATCCACATGTCCGTTTAAGGGAATTCCATCCGGAAATCGGGTTCTGGTCGCTGAATGGGGGCCAGGTGGTTCCGGAAAAGAAGAAATCGGCGGAAGGCCAGAGAAAACGGCTGGCGATACTGCAAGAGGCCTGTGAAATGGCCGGGACCGTTTATCAGGAAAGTCTGTCGAGGTTTAAACGGGGGGTCGTTCAGCCTGATGATATTCTGGATGCCCTGTGCGGGGCCATTCTGGGAAGGTCTCCTGCCAGGTTGAAATCGATGCCGAATAGACGCGAGACGGACGGGCTTGGGTTACCCATGGAAATTGTGTACACCGGAAGGTGATGGATGAAAAGCGATCAACGAACAGAATTAACAAAGGCTACGAAGATGATCAGTGCAATTAAAAGTAACCGTCCCATCCGGTTAGTCGGATTAACCCTTCTTCTGTTTCTGACGGGCGGATGCACTCCGCCGGCCGATCTGGTTCTGAGCCGGGATTACCAGGATGTTTATCTGGGAAATGAGGGAATTGGTGTGGTCGTTCAGCGTGTTCCGCTGGATGAAGACATTCATGCCCGTATTCTGGAAGATCTTCCGCCGAACGGACGGACCGATCCGGCCGATCGTTTTTATTCCTGGCTGGAAGATACCATAGACGGAATCGCAAAGACGGTGGTGAAGGCAAACGTGCAGAGCGTGTCTGAGGGAAACTATACCGATTTGCCCATGCAGGAAGTGACGATTGGAGATGAGAGTCGGGTCATGACCATTCCGAAAGATGGATCCTCCTTTTTTGTACCTGCGGATATCCGGTATCTGCTGGTGGTGACCGATTTCGGGTTAAGCAGCAAGCCAGCCTTTAACAAATATGGCAAGGACACTGATCTGCGGATAGCAGCCTCGCTCTGGTTGTGGGACGTTGAAAAGCAGAAAGTGATTCAGTACGGGCGAACACATGGAAAAGGGACCATCGGGACAATGTTCTCAACCTCTCAGGATCATTGGGTGGTAGCCATGCGGGGTGTCATCCGATCCTTCATCGAAAAATCGCCGGTCCGGTACCGCGATCCTGCAAAGAGGGTCATGTGAATTTACTGTGACCGAAACGGAAGCAGCCGAGGGGAACAGTCCGGCCATCCGGACTGCAATCACAACCATTCTATCCACCATTTTATGATCCGTTCCTATCAACCATCCGACCTGCCCTGCTGCAAAGAAATTGTGGAAAAAGTCTGGCATTTTTCAGACAAATTCCGTCCTGAACCATTGGCTGATCTTTTCCGGTCGGTCTATACCGAAAGCAGTCTGGGTGAAAGCACCCATGGCTGGGTGGTGGAAGAAGAGGGGGTGGTGCGCGGATTCCTATTCGGAAAAGCCGTCGGATTTCCGCAGATCCGCGGTCGTTACAGCGGTGTGGGTGGTTCTTTTCGGTTTCTGTGGACCCTGTTCGGATTAAAGGGGGTCGGACTTCCGGAAAAATGGATGTACCTGAAGGCTGTTCAAGTGCATGAAGTAAGCCGACGGAAGGTGGAGCCGGAACGATTGAATGAAGTGAATTTATTCGCAGTGGATCCGGCAGCACAGGGAAAGGGATATGGCCGGTTGCTCATGCAAGCGTACCTTTCCCTGTGTGAACAGTCTGGGGTTGGGCGGGTCACCCTCGATACGGACCGGGAATGCAACGTGGGGTTCTATGAGTCGATGGGATTTTCGGTCAAAGGCGTGTTCGATTCCCCCCTTCAGAAATTGTATTCGGGCACCTCTGGTGAAAGTTTCGTCTATGAAAAACGGTTAAAAACCAATTCCGCTCAGACGATTTGAATTGATTCCCGGCGGTGGGTCGGGACCTTCCCTGCAACCATTTCTTTTCTGACCGGCCCTTTCGGGCGTATTTTTACAGTTTCCGGGTGATTACCCCGATCGTAACCAACCATAACCCTGGTTTCAGGATTGAAAAGGAACCCTGCATCTATGATCCGATTTTTTACCGCCGGCGAATCCCATGGCCCCCAACTGACGGGGATCATTGAAGGTGTTCCCTCGAATCTGCCGCTGACTGCTGACGATATCAATATCCATCTGGCCCGACGAATGAAAGGGTACGGACGCGGGGGCCGGATGAAAATCGAGAAGGACCAGGTTCTGATCAGGTCGGGCGTGCGGTTTTCGAAAACATTCGGGGCTCCCATTACTCTGGTGATTGAGAACAAGGACTGGGAGAACTGGCTCGAGCGGATGAAGATTGAAGGTGATGGTTCATCCATCACCAAAATCACGGTTCCCCGACCCGGTCACGCCGATCTGGTGGGTTACAAAAAATATCAGTTCGATGACATCCGGCCGGTGATCGAGCGGTCGAGTGCGCGGGAAACCGCCATGCGTGTGGCCATGGGGTCGGTGTCGCGTCAGTTGCTGAAAGAAGTGGGTATCGAAATCGGCTCACACATAGTGGCGCTGGAAACCATTGGCTATCCCGGATTGGAGGCCCCTGCCGGTTTGCTGGAACCGCTGGTGGCACAGGGAGGTGAACATCTCTGGAAAACAGCCGATCTCTCCGAGGTGCGGTGTCTGGATAAAACCCTGGAAGCGGCCATGATTACCCGCATAGATGAGGCGAAGGAGGCGGGTGATACACTGGGAGGAATTTTTGAAATCATCGTCACCGGTGTTCCTGAAGGATTGGGGACCTATGTGCAATATGACCGGAAGCTGGATGCCCAACTGGCCGCGGCCATTGTTTCGATTCCGGCGGTGAAAGGGGTGGAGATCGGATATGGATTTGCCAATGCGCAGCGACCGGGCAGCCGTGTCCACGATCCGATTGTCTGGACTGGTTCGGCTTATTCCCGGACTTCGAACCGGGCCGGAGGAACAGAAGGGTCGATGACGACCGGCATGCCGCTGATTATCCGCGGGGCCATGAAACCCATTCCAACGCTGATTGATGCCCTTCCCTCGGTGGATATTCGAACCAATGAACCGATCAAAGCCCGTGTGGAACGGTCGGATGTCTGTGCATTGCCTGCTGCCTCGGTGGTGGGTGAATCGGTGGTGGCGACCGTGATTGCCAATGCCCTGCTTGAAAAATTCGGTGGCGATTCGCTGGGAGAGTTAAAAAGCCGGATGGGCCGGTAAGTTACTGCTGAGGAGATTCAGTCCCGTTCACTTCCATGCCTTCGCGGTAGACAGCCACCTGATTCCGTCCATGCCGTTTGGCCTGATACAATGCCGTATCGGCCAGGGAGACCAGAGAGTTCGGGTTGCTCTGATCGGGTTCCGGATGAACAGTGGCCACCCCGAGAGAGATGGTGATGTGATCGGCCACCTGTGAATACTCATGAGGAATCCGCAGGTTGGTTACTTCTTTCCGGATCCGTTCAGCAATCAGAATACTCGCCGATTCGGTGGTTCCAGCCAGGATAACGGCAAATTCCTCGCCTCCGTAACGGGCCACCAGGTCGCCGGCCCGGTTTCCTTCCCGATCCAGAACCGTTGAAACGGTTTTAAGAACTTCATCACCGGCCAGGTGCCCGTAGTGATCGTTATAATTTTTAAAAAAGTCGATGTCGATCATGATGAGGGAAATGGGTCCGCCTGCGCGACGCTGGCGGCGCCAATCCTCATTCAGAATCAGATCGAACCGCCGGCGGTTGGAAAGTCCCGTTAATCCATCGAGCTGGCTCATTTCCTCGAGCTGGACCTGCAGCCGGATGATTCGTTCGGCCACCCGGATCCGGGCGGCCAGTTCATCCTTATCGACCGGTTTGGGCACGAAATCATCGGCACCGGCATCCATCACCTGCAAATAATTGTTCTTTCCTGTCATGGAGCTGATGAGGATGATGTAGGTGTAATGCAGCTGCTGAGAGGTCCGGACCTTGCGTGTGAATTCGGTTCCCGACATAATAGGCATGACCCAATCGCAGATAACGAGCGGAAATTTCTGGGTCTGGTGAAGATCCCAGGCTTCGGCGCCATTGTCGGCGGTCATGACCTCATGACCGAGCGAGCGGACCATGGCTGCAAGTAAATCCTGCATGCCGATGTCATCTTCAACGATTAGTATTTTCACAACATTCCGGGACTAAAGATTAAACGAAAATACAGGGCCATGCAGATGGATTGCAAAGGCAGGGCGACCGGGATGTGACGTGGCACAGACGAAAGCGGGAAACCGGGGTCGATTGACATTGAACCGGGTCGCCGTTATCTTCATCGGACCACTTTTCAACTGTAAAAAGGATTAAAAAAATGGCTTTGGATGCACTTGGCATGATTGAAACCAAGGGACTGGTCGGCGCAATTGAAGCGGCTGATGCCATGGTAAAAGCAGCAAAAGTTGAACTCATCGGCAAGGAAACCATTGGCGGCGGATTTGTGACCGTGATGGTTCGCGGAGACGTGGGTGCTGTGAAGGCTGCCACCGATGCCGGTGCTGCCGCTGCTGAGCGGGTTGGTGAACTGGTATCGGTTCACGTGATTCCCCGGCCGCATGCCGATGTGGAACTGATCCTTCCGAAACGGTCCTGATTTTTATCCATGCCGGGACCTGCTGTCGGGTTAATTGAAACCCGCGGACTGATTGCGGCCATTGAGGCAGCTGATGCCGGACTGAAGGCCGCCAACGTGCAGTTGCTTGCGCGTTACAAAGCCGATGCAGCATTGGTTACCATTGAATTTGCCGGTGAAGTGGCAGCCGTCCGGTCGGCTGTCGATGCGGCTTCTGCTGCTGCTTCCCGGGTTGGAACCGTGGTGAGCACACACGTGATTGCCCGCCCGGCCGATCAGACACTGGCCGAACTCACCCATCCTGATAAACGAAATCTGGTTCCCGATTCACGTGAAGAGGACCCTGTTCCCGCCAACTTTTCAGGAAATCCGGCCGATCTGGAAACCTTGTCTGTCAAGGAACTCAGGGGACTGGCACGTCAATATCCTGATCTGGTTCTCAAAGGCCGTGAAATCAGCCGGGCCAACCGGGATCAACTGATCGATGCTCTGCGTCCGGTTCTGTCTAAAAAGGGTTGATGATCCCCTTTCTTCCTGTTTTTTTACCTGCCGGATTAACCGACTGTTTCCTTCCTTTCCACCCATTTATTTTTGAACGGAGTGCTCAATGAAATCACTTATGGCTGTTTGCCTGTCTGTGTTTATTGCCGGAGTGGTAAATGCACAGAGTTTCACCGCCACCGAACGGGCCCAGGGATATGCACTGAGAGGTGATACCACCTGGTTTGTTTTCGATCCGGTTTTATACAAAGCCGCCGATGTGCAGAAGGTGGTGGTAACCGGTGCTTTTGCCGGCTGGAGCCATGCACTGGATGATCCTTCCCGGCATCTTAAAAAACAGGGAGACGTTTGGGCCACCTGGTTTCCGAATCCGGAATTCAGAAACATCGGGGTGGCCTCCCCGTTTAAGTTTCGCCTCAATGACGGTGAGTGGTTAAATCCGCACGATAAGAGTCCGAACAATGACGGCGGAAACCTGATTTTCATGCGTGGACTGCGTCCCGCCCGTCTGATAGCCGAATTGAACGGTCCGCGGGCCATTTGGGTGAAGCTGACCGGTGATGGGGTGATCCGTCCGGCCGATCCTTCATCCTGGGAACTGACCATGGCCGATGGGAAGCGAATCCCTGTCGCCGCCATTAAGCCGAACACCGCCAGTGAAGCCCTTCTGGTTCCCGGTCAGGACATCGATATCCGTCGTGTGTACCACCTGGCCGTGCCTTCCCTGAATCTGAAAACCCAGGTTTCCTTCGATGGCTGGTTCCGCACACTGTACTCCGATAAAGAACTCGGTGCCACGGTTTCCTCTGATAAAAAAACCACCACATTCCGGATTTTCTCACCCAGGGCTGACCGGGTAAAGCTGTATCTGTACAAGGGCAAGGATGACAAAAAGGCCTTTAAGACCATCGATATGAAAAAGGATGCTCAGGGTGTCTGGGAATACACTGCCAAGGGGAATCTTCACAAAACCTGGTATGATTTCACGATTCACGGACCGAAGGATCCCGGCAATCATTTTTACGAGAGTAAACCGGTTCACATCACCGACCCTTATGCCCGGGTGAGCGATGACAGTTTCGGTAAGGCCCGGGTCTGGGAACGCACCCGTCCGGCCACCCCGCTGAAGAATGGAATACCTGCAATGCAGGATGTGGTGGCGTATGAAGTTCACGTTCAGGATTTTACAGAGTTGCTGCCGGTCGATGACAAGCTGAAGCGGACGATTCCGGCCATGACTGTACCCGGTCTGAAAAATTCCAAAGGTCAGAAAATCGGATTTGACCATCTGGTCGATCTGGGAATCAATGTGGTTCACCTGATGCCCATGCAGGAGTATCTGCATTACCCGAATGATGAATGGCAGGCTGCTTTCGGAAAGGATCCCTGGTTTAAGGAACAGGGAATTGACAAGGAAAATTATGATTGGGGATACCGGACCACCCACGCCTTTGCGGTGGAAAGCCGGTACCGTCAGCGCGGAACCGAGCCTGGGTCCGAGCGCGATCAGTTCAGAAATCTTGTGCAGGCGTTCCATGACCGGGGTATTGCGGTGATTGTGGACTATGTGTTCAATCATACCGGTGAGCATATGGATGGACGAACCATGCCCTTCAATTTCTCGGTGCTGGATCAGTACTATTACTACCGGACCAAAGACGGCAAGCTGATCGGAGAATACGGCAATGAAACCAAATCGGAAAACCGTCCGATGATGCAACGCTGGTTTATCGATCAGGCCAAACACTGGATTGAAGAGTTTGGGGTGGATGGATTCCGGATTGATCTGGCCGGACAGACCGATGAGCAAACCCTGAAGGCCTTTGTTGATGCCATCGGCCGGGATAAAATTGTTTACGGTGAACCCTGGATTGCCTCGGCCGATCCTGATTATGAATCCAATCCCGATTGGGACTGGTATAAGGTGGATGCCCCGATCACCTTCTTTCAGGATGATGCAAGAAATGCCTTTAAAGGTCCTGCCTTTTTCGATCCGGCCAAGGACAAGAATCCGACCGGATTTTCGGGTGGTGATACGCTCATGAGACCGGCGGTAATGCTTGGACTTGCCAACGGATTTCCTGAGGAACGGCATCCCAACCGCGGAATTAACTATCTGGATATTCATGATAACTGGGCGCTGGCTGACCAGCTTGCTCTGAAAAATTACGATGGCCGGTATGGTGTGGATGAGGGAGCTTTCAAAGTGGCTTCCACCCTGCTTTTCACTTCGCTGGGACCGATCGTGATTCATGGCGGGACCGAGTTTGCCCGTACCAAAGGGGTGGCCCCCACCACACAGAAAATCGGAGAGACTAAAACCGGAAAAATCTGGTTCAATGGTCGCCGTGATACAAATACCCTTCGCAAGGCCAACTGGTTTGTCTGGGAAGATCTCGGGAAAACCACCGCAGATGAATCGAGTTATTTTCCCGGGGAAAAGGCCGCGACTGACTTTGTAAATATGAATGCCTGGTGGAAGGGGCTGATTGCCTGGCGGTTGAGTGATAAGGGAAAAGTGTTCCGGACGGCTTCCATGCCACCCGAGGGCTACTACCAGTTTATCGCGCCGGCCAATCCATACCTGCTTGGCTACTCGGTAAATGGTGAAGTAATGGTTCTGGTCAATACAGAAAAAAAGGCAAACACCTTCACTGGTGTGACCTTTCCGGCCGGAAACTGGAAACTCATCGCCGATGACAAGCGGGTTGATCATGTGAACGGACTGGGGCAGGCGCTGCAGGCAGGCGGAACCGCGGTGGATATCACCCTTCCGGCACGGAGTGTAAAAATCTGGCTGAAGCAGTAAAAGACGCCTTCCGGTCGGGTTTTTGACCTTCATGAGCCGGAGGGTTACTTTTGCAGGCTTTACTTTAATCAGGATCGGGATTGTATGATTTTAAACGCAAGCCAGTTAAAAGTCGGCTACATTATCAAATTTGATGGAAATCTCTGCCGGGTCACCTCGGTGATTCATCACACACCGGGCAACCTGCGTGCCATGGTTCAGACCAAGATGAAAAACATTCAGACCGGAGCGAATGTGGAATACCGCTGGCGGTCCGATGAAAAGGCAGAGAAAATCAGCATGGATCAGGTGGAGATGGAGTATCTCTATTCCGATGATCAGTTTCATTATTTCATGAACACCGAGAATTATGAGCAGCAATCCATTTCGGAAGATGATCTGGGTGAACTGAAGTATTTTCTGCTGCCGAACACCAAATTCATGGTCGAAATGTACAATGAAAAGCCAATGGGGATTGTACCTCCTCAGACCATGGTTCTGCAGATTGTGGAGACCGACCCGAATATGAAGGGTGCCACCGTCACCTCCTCAATGAAACCTGCCAAGTTGGAAACCGGACTGACGGTAATGGTTCCGCAATTTGTTGAGACCGGGGAGTTTATCCGGGTCAATACCGATGATCTTTCCTATCAGGAACGTGTTCAGCAGCCGAAATAAACGGTTACTGATCACCACCCTTCTTCTGGCGGGGATGACCGGATGTGCATCCGATTCACCCCGTCAGACTGAAGGAGTCACGCCGGATTCAACCGGAAACGCCATGATTCTGGTGCTGGGCAGTGGCGGCGGATTTGCCGGCACCTGGACCGGTCAGGCTGTTAACCGGCAGGGTGATGTTTTTAGCTGGACGGGCCCCTACCCCGATTCGGTGGTCTATTCACTGGCTTACCGTCTGGCACCCGAAACATTCCGTCATGTGGATTCCCTTCTCAATCTGCCGGTTCCCCCTGTTCATCAGCCGGGAAATTTTTCCTTTTACCTGCAAATCCGTCAGCAGCCAGCCATGATCTGGAATCCGGCCACCCCCGGAGACACCCTCTGGACCAGCTGGTATGAATCGTACACCACCCTGATCGACAACAATCAGCAGGGACTCCGGTAGTTCTCCCTTCAGGAACTATTTGCCGCTTCTGATGGTATAGACGATTCAGGAATGCACATATGATTACTTCTCCCGATCAGACCGATCAGCAGGTTTTGCAGGCCAACCGGCGTTTTTATCAGGCCATTGAGGACTGGGATGAACCGGCCATGGCTTCCCTCTGGCTGGATTCACCCGATGTGACGTGTTTCCATCCGGGGTGGGATCCGCTTTATGGTTATGATGCCATTCTCGATTCATGGAATTCCATTTTTAATTCCCGTCAGCCATTCAATTTCCGTCTGATCGGAATTCGGACGGTGATCTCTGGTGATCTGGCTGTGGTGACCTTACTCGAAAACCTGATTATCGAACAGGATGGGCGTGTGGCCGAGGTTTTTTTGCCGGCCACCAACATTTTCCGGTTTCACGAGGGCCGCTGGTTTCTGATTCACCATCAGGCATCGGCGGCGGTTGAAAAAGGCTAACACCTTTTCCTCATTTCCGCTTACCTTTGATTCATGAAGACTGCCATCCGGTGTGCGGCGGTGGTGACCAACACCCCGTTGGGAATCATCCGGGATCCGTTGGTCCTTTTCGGTGAGGGCCGGATTCTGCATGTGGGTCCGTTTGATGCGGCCTTACTGGCCGGTCATCAACCCGTCCATCTGATTCATCGTCCCGGATCGGTTCTGATTCCCGGACTGATAC
The nucleotide sequence above comes from Bacteroidota bacterium. Encoded proteins:
- the eutM gene encoding ethanolamine utilization microcompartment protein EutM, producing the protein MALDALGMIETKGLVGAIEAADAMVKAAKVELIGKETIGGGFVTVMVRGDVGAVKAATDAGAAAAERVGELVSVHVIPRPHADVELILPKRS
- a CDS encoding nuclear transport factor 2 family protein, with protein sequence MITSPDQTDQQVLQANRRFYQAIEDWDEPAMASLWLDSPDVTCFHPGWDPLYGYDAILDSWNSIFNSRQPFNFRLIGIRTVISGDLAVVTLLENLIIEQDGRVAEVFLPATNIFRFHEGRWFLIHHQASAAVEKG
- a CDS encoding GNAT family N-acetyltransferase, yielding MIRSYQPSDLPCCKEIVEKVWHFSDKFRPEPLADLFRSVYTESSLGESTHGWVVEEEGVVRGFLFGKAVGFPQIRGRYSGVGGSFRFLWTLFGLKGVGLPEKWMYLKAVQVHEVSRRKVEPERLNEVNLFAVDPAAQGKGYGRLLMQAYLSLCEQSGVGRVTLDTDRECNVGFYESMGFSVKGVFDSPLQKLYSGTSGESFVYEKRLKTNSAQTI
- a CDS encoding BMC domain-containing protein gives rise to the protein MPGPAVGLIETRGLIAAIEAADAGLKAANVQLLARYKADAALVTIEFAGEVAAVRSAVDAASAAASRVGTVVSTHVIARPADQTLAELTHPDKRNLVPDSREEDPVPANFSGNPADLETLSVKELRGLARQYPDLVLKGREISRANRDQLIDALRPVLSKKG
- a CDS encoding DUF429 domain-containing protein, which gives rise to MMETVVPSIGLDGCKAGWFLVLINPDGTWRSEILQSLNGLGSFLTSDTHCLIDIPIGLPDSGLAERTCDLAARKVLGRRAPTVFRVPARPTLSAQSYREACDINQKWTHRKLSKQSYHILGKIAEADWFRRSYPHVRLREFHPEIGFWSLNGGQVVPEKKKSAEGQRKRLAILQEACEMAGTVYQESLSRFKRGVVQPDDILDALCGAILGRSPARLKSMPNRRETDGLGLPMEIVYTGR
- a CDS encoding diguanylate cyclase gives rise to the protein MKILIVEDDIGMQDLLAAMVRSLGHEVMTADNGAEAWDLHQTQKFPLVICDWVMPIMSGTEFTRKVRTSQQLHYTYIILISSMTGKNNYLQVMDAGADDFVPKPVDKDELAARIRVAERIIRLQVQLEEMSQLDGLTGLSNRRRFDLILNEDWRRQRRAGGPISLIMIDIDFFKNYNDHYGHLAGDEVLKTVSTVLDREGNRAGDLVARYGGEEFAVILAGTTESASILIAERIRKEVTNLRIPHEYSQVADHITISLGVATVHPEPDQSNPNSLVSLADTALYQAKRHGRNQVAVYREGMEVNGTESPQQ
- a CDS encoding pullulanase; the protein is MKSLMAVCLSVFIAGVVNAQSFTATERAQGYALRGDTTWFVFDPVLYKAADVQKVVVTGAFAGWSHALDDPSRHLKKQGDVWATWFPNPEFRNIGVASPFKFRLNDGEWLNPHDKSPNNDGGNLIFMRGLRPARLIAELNGPRAIWVKLTGDGVIRPADPSSWELTMADGKRIPVAAIKPNTASEALLVPGQDIDIRRVYHLAVPSLNLKTQVSFDGWFRTLYSDKELGATVSSDKKTTTFRIFSPRADRVKLYLYKGKDDKKAFKTIDMKKDAQGVWEYTAKGNLHKTWYDFTIHGPKDPGNHFYESKPVHITDPYARVSDDSFGKARVWERTRPATPLKNGIPAMQDVVAYEVHVQDFTELLPVDDKLKRTIPAMTVPGLKNSKGQKIGFDHLVDLGINVVHLMPMQEYLHYPNDEWQAAFGKDPWFKEQGIDKENYDWGYRTTHAFAVESRYRQRGTEPGSERDQFRNLVQAFHDRGIAVIVDYVFNHTGEHMDGRTMPFNFSVLDQYYYYRTKDGKLIGEYGNETKSENRPMMQRWFIDQAKHWIEEFGVDGFRIDLAGQTDEQTLKAFVDAIGRDKIVYGEPWIASADPDYESNPDWDWYKVDAPITFFQDDARNAFKGPAFFDPAKDKNPTGFSGGDTLMRPAVMLGLANGFPEERHPNRGINYLDIHDNWALADQLALKNYDGRYGVDEGAFKVASTLLFTSLGPIVIHGGTEFARTKGVAPTTQKIGETKTGKIWFNGRRDTNTLRKANWFVWEDLGKTTADESSYFPGEKAATDFVNMNAWWKGLIAWRLSDKGKVFRTASMPPEGYYQFIAPANPYLLGYSVNGEVMVLVNTEKKANTFTGVTFPAGNWKLIADDKRVDHVNGLGQALQAGGTAVDITLPARSVKIWLKQ
- the efp gene encoding elongation factor P; translated protein: MLNASQLKVGYIIKFDGNLCRVTSVIHHTPGNLRAMVQTKMKNIQTGANVEYRWRSDEKAEKISMDQVEMEYLYSDDQFHYFMNTENYEQQSISEDDLGELKYFLLPNTKFMVEMYNEKPMGIVPPQTMVLQIVETDPNMKGATVTSSMKPAKLETGLTVMVPQFVETGEFIRVNTDDLSYQERVQQPK
- the aroC gene encoding chorismate synthase, coding for MRFFTAGESHGPQLTGIIEGVPSNLPLTADDINIHLARRMKGYGRGGRMKIEKDQVLIRSGVRFSKTFGAPITLVIENKDWENWLERMKIEGDGSSITKITVPRPGHADLVGYKKYQFDDIRPVIERSSARETAMRVAMGSVSRQLLKEVGIEIGSHIVALETIGYPGLEAPAGLLEPLVAQGGEHLWKTADLSEVRCLDKTLEAAMITRIDEAKEAGDTLGGIFEIIVTGVPEGLGTYVQYDRKLDAQLAAAIVSIPAVKGVEIGYGFANAQRPGSRVHDPIVWTGSAYSRTSNRAGGTEGSMTTGMPLIIRGAMKPIPTLIDALPSVDIRTNEPIKARVERSDVCALPAASVVGESVVATVIANALLEKFGGDSLGELKSRMGR